Proteins encoded by one window of Litoribacterium kuwaitense:
- a CDS encoding BrxA/BrxB family bacilliredoxin: MSSAYEEHMRQLVMPMRQELVNANFTELTTAEEVDKFFNGIDEADSTLVVVNSVCGCAAGLARPAAVHAIKQEDAPKHLVTVFAGQDKEATERMREYFGDIPPSSPSMAILKGKSVHHFIHRHEIEGAEPQEIYEQLLQAFDTVKGA, from the coding sequence TTGTCTTCTGCTTATGAAGAACATATGCGCCAATTGGTTATGCCAATGCGCCAGGAACTAGTCAATGCCAACTTTACTGAACTAACAACTGCTGAAGAAGTGGACAAGTTTTTTAATGGAATAGATGAAGCAGACTCAACACTTGTTGTCGTCAATTCAGTCTGTGGATGTGCCGCCGGACTTGCACGACCAGCGGCTGTCCACGCCATTAAACAAGAGGATGCACCAAAACACCTCGTCACTGTGTTTGCTGGTCAAGACAAAGAAGCCACTGAACGGATGCGTGAGTATTTCGGAGACATTCCTCCATCTTCACCATCTATGGCGATCTTAAAAGGGAAGAGCGTGCATCACTTTATTCATCGTCATGAGATTGAAGGCGCAGAGCCCCAAGAGATTTATGAACAACTTTTGCAAGCTTTTGACACTGTAAAAGGCGCATAA